A region from the Volucribacter amazonae genome encodes:
- a CDS encoding IS630 family transposase yields the protein MARDLDESGFKMHDNRPHGYAQRGKPCFSQSNWQLKNQSNAIGAVLNQQLFAVGLYDCNINSDVFHDWVEQLLLPQLPDNSVIVMDNAAFHKGSDTKALIEAAGHTILWLPPYSPDLNPIERTWAWIKQKRKEWRLNCIDRLFFYFMWLCGDF from the coding sequence TTGGCGAGGGATTTAGATGAAAGCGGTTTTAAAATGCATGACAACAGGCCGCACGGGTATGCTCAAAGAGGTAAGCCTTGTTTTAGCCAATCCAACTGGCAACTTAAAAACCAGAGCAATGCCATCGGTGCTGTGCTTAATCAACAGCTGTTTGCTGTGGGGCTGTATGATTGCAATATTAATAGCGATGTTTTTCATGATTGGGTCGAGCAGTTATTACTTCCGCAACTTCCTGATAACAGTGTTATTGTGATGGATAATGCCGCTTTTCATAAAGGTTCAGACACAAAAGCATTGATAGAAGCCGCGGGGCACACCATTCTCTGGCTCCCACCTTACAGTCCTGACCTTAATCCAATTGAACGTACTTGGGCTTGGATAAAGCAAAAACGTAAAGAATGGCGGTTAAATTGCATCGATCGTCTATTCTTTTATTTTATGTGGTTATGTGGCGATTTTTAA